From the Purpureocillium takamizusanense chromosome 6, complete sequence genome, one window contains:
- a CDS encoding uncharacterized protein (COG:S~EggNog:ENOG503PS9T): MMLLAAWPPHSAAAPMDPTPPPTAVSNLDWDVSFRDARRRTSSATAPSPTLAPHHQHQPYHQPQHRHTQSQSQSQHREHAHLIPRGEIAMSMHQTAHQGVPTTESQYLGAGTGAISHSDHHPPHHHHHHSSSFEYFTGNNHYMSSPPLQPHFPLGQYYSVQNTESSTSDATFPFAYTSPCSSTSDPMLPASTQATATTLYQDHHPQPLSLPQSHHDEKPSLGDALSPSAVATAAAPTSTRRRRENRYRNAPPGVLSRRRAQNRASQRAYRERKEQRIRDLEQLLREANTREETLAEAYVTLQAELDQLRPGASTSPPSSSQSPCRCGSSTVATTAASKAKSSTEHSPSLPPPPPAAPPPSLPPDSEAATAPVESSSAGPQLGPRAGIKVESAAASFDHLAAQVNHAAASVNLGGGVSYAMPLDMKGFPRQI, translated from the exons ATGATGTTGCTCgccgcttggccgccacactctgcagcagcacccatggatccgacgccgccgccgactgcagTCAGCAATCTAGATTGGGATGTTTCTTTTCGCGACGCGCGCAGGAGGACGTCCTCGGCAACTGCTCCCTCGCCTACTCTTGCGCCGCATCACCAGCATCAGCCCTACCACCAGCCTCAGCACCGTCACACTcagagccagagccaaaGTCAACACCGCGAGCATGCGCACCTCATCCCACGCGGCGAGATCGCCATGTCCATGCATCAAACGGCCCATCAAGGCGTTCCCACGACCGAGTCCCAGTATCTCGGCGCTGGTACCGGAGCCATCTCTCATTCAGACCATCACCCAccgcaccatcaccaccatcattCCTCATCCTTTGAATACTTCACCGGTAACAACCATTACATGAGCTCTCCTCCCCTGCAGCCGCACTTCCCCCTGGGCCAGTATTACTCTGTG CAGAATACCGAGTCGTCCACATCCGATGCAACCTTTCCCTTTGCATACACCAGCCCCTGTAGTTCCACCAGCGACCCCATGCTTCCTGCTAGCACccaggcgacggccacgactTTGTATCAAGACCATCACCCTCAGCCGCTTTCTCTGCCGCAAAGCCATCACGACGAGAAACCATCCCTTGGGGACGCCCTCTCACCATCGGCGGTCgcgacagcggcagcccCCACGagcacgcgccgccgtcgcgagAATCGCTATCGAAACGCGCCACCGGGCGTCCTCTCC CGTCGCCGGGCGCAGAACAGAGCTTCGCAGCGCGCCTACCGCGAGCGCAAGGAGCAGCGCATCCGAGACCTCGAGCAACTCCTGCGCGAGGCCAACACTCGCGAGGAAACCCTGGCCGAAGCATACGTCACCCTTCAAGCCGAGCTCGACCAACTGCGTCCCGGCGCCTCCACGTCCCCGCCAAGCTCCTCTCAGTCTCCCTGTCgatgcggcagcagcaccgtgGCAACGACCGCCGCGTCCAAAGCCAAATCGAGCACGGAGCACTCGCCAAGCttaccgccgcctcccccggcagcgccacccccctctctccctccagATTCTGAGGCCGCTACCGCCCCAGTCGAGTCCTCATCGGCTGGGCCGCAACTCGGCCCACGAGCGGGTATCAAGGTAGAatccgctgccgcctccttCGATCACCTTGCCGCTCAGGTCAACCATGCGGCCGCTTCGGTTaacctcggcggcggcgtctcctACGCCATGCCCCTGGACATGAAAGGTTTCCCACGGCAGATATAG
- a CDS encoding uncharacterized protein (COG:O~EggNog:ENOG503NYC7) — protein sequence MTLHVPTSNTTTVLTIPIGFIRVANVALAYNNSTTTRTSPGSIGFGALDRPSFRSPMHRPEARATMPLHREPHLGPHLRRQSASDAFFAHSTAQRVNTDAVIATALTRQYPDRHLSIVPRASVDLLAYAAAGHARATPLADDNLTSATATAAAQTVESNGGGGGDSFPASLAWDVYVPPARRLDGSPGAVARALLFGKFAYHWSGHDFILYIADGRDGSSSYPQVTNLYLMSTRDPSSPSPNGDAHVQALILAAGQWASELHDEIWVFDGGRWLKDANLYRSVRRASWDAVILDPDMKKALIEDHLSFFNGRDTYEQLRVPWKRGVIYYGPPGNGKTISIKAMMNTLYSLDKPVPTLYVRTLASFAGPEYSIQLIFRKARQFAPCYLVFEDLDSIVSDSVRSYFLNEVDGLQSNDGIFMIGSTNHLDRLDPGIAKRPSRFDRKYLFPNPSFDERVAYAHFWQGKLAPNRDIEFPDELCTAIARITDGFSFAYLQEAFVAALLAIARDHTGGPAGNGRQLQHGKVREERNDKQRPSGRPRATPSTVDGPDDWVEVLDRTLVSPGGKDKKPDLDKLILWVEIQKQVKILREGMEDEKRGSSA from the exons ATGACCCTTCATGTCCCGACGAGCAACACCACAACGGTCCTCACGATCCCCATTGGCTTCATTcgcgtcgccaacgtcgccctTGCGTACAACAATAGCACCACTACCCGCACATCACCAGGGTCCATTGGATTTGGTGCACTAGACCGCCCTTCCTTTCGCTCTCCGATGCATCGCCCCGAGGCAcgggccacgatgccgctTCACCGTGAGCCCCATCTTGGGCCTCATCTTCGACGCCAGTCCGCGTCCGACGCCTTCTTCGCCCACTCCACGGCCCAGCGCGTCAATACCGATGCCGTCATTGCCACTGCCCTCACACGCCAGTATCCCGACCGGCACCTGTCCATTGTGCCCCGAGCGTCGGTTGACCTGCTCGCCtacgccgctgccggccatgcccgcgccacccccctcgccgacgacaacctCACCAGTGCCACAGCCACTGCCGCAGCACAGACCGTCGAgagcaatggcggcggcggtggcgattCCTTCCCCGCCTCTCTGGCTTGGGACGTCTATGTGCcccccgcgcggcgcctAGATGGCTCTCCGGGCGCCGTTGCCCGCGCCTTGCTCTTCGGCAAGTTTGCCTATCACTGGTCCGGGCACGACTTTATCCTGTACATTGCCGATGGCCGTGATGGCAGCTCGTCCTATCCGCAGGTCACCAACCTGTACTTGATGAGCACCCGTGACCCGTCTTCCCCGTCCCCCAATGGCGACGCTCACGTCCAAGCCCTTATTCTGGCCGCTGGTCAGTGGGCGAGCGAGCTCCACGACGAGATATGGGTCTTTGACGGCGGTCGCTGGCTGAAAGACGCCAATCTTTATCGTAGCGTGCGCCGGGCCTCATGGGATGCCGTGATCCTCGACCCGGACATGAAAAAGGCCCTCATTGAGGATCATTTGTCCTTCTTCAACGGCCGCGACACGTACGAGCAGCTGCGTGTTCCCTGGAAGCGCGGTGTCATATACTACGGTCCGCCCGGAAACGGCAAGACTATATCTATCAAGGCCATGATGAATACGCTCTACAGCCTTGACAAGCCTGTTCCCACGCTTTATGTCAGGACCCTGGCGTCT TTTGCTGGGCCCGAGTACTCCATTCAGCTCATCTTCCGGAAGGCGCGCCAGTTTGCCCCTTGCTATCTCGTCTTCGAGGATCTCGACTCCATCGTCTCCGACAGTGTGCGGAGCTACTTTCTCAACGAGGTTGATGGCCTCCAAAGCAACGATGGTATATTCATGATTGGCAGCACCAATCACCTCGATCGCCTGGACCCCGGCATTGCG AAACGCCCTTCGCGGTTTGACCGCAAGTACCTGTTCCCCAACCCGAGCttcgacgagcgcgtcgcctATGCCCACTTCTGGCAAGGCAAGCTCGCGCCCAACCGTGACATCGAATTCCCCGATGAGCTATGCACGGCCATCGCGCGCATCACTGACGGCTTCAGCTTCGCTTACCTGCAGGAAGCgtttgtcgccgccctgctggctATTGCGCGTGACCATACAGGCGGACCCGCCGGGAACGGGAGGCAATTGCAGCATGGTAAGGTCCGTGAGGAGCGCAACGACAAACAGCGGCCGAGTGGTAGgcctcgggcgacgccgtcaaccGTAGACGGGCCCGATGACTGGGTCGAAGTCTTGGACCGGACCCTCGTGTCACCAGGCGGAAAGGATAAAAAGCCCGATCTGGACAAGTTGATCCTCTGGGTTGAGATACAGAAGCAGGTCAAGATCCTCCGCGAAGGTATGGAAGACGAGAAGCGTGGCAGTAGTGCCTGA
- a CDS encoding uncharacterized protein (COG:S~EggNog:ENOG503NUQU~TransMembrane:1 (i113-137o)), translating into MSVAVVASLRPLPGRCLRHAASGLLSVQLRSRTASVHVHALVTLRPPPQQQQQRCQSTSPASRADKDAPPPPPEQPKMTFRRFVGHALRASFRNMAVALSPRGIRTAFRDSPAATSISIVLLVLTIAFSAVAVRAYLQAFYGSSFSRYPEPVANTLRRAIYYTNVRPEPELALKYYKKAMEQCAELGLDPFSDEVIGIRIQTSFWLQKIGNYKSAIEVLESVLDDCRKWVDVMEKSVADGKVDAKGYYLSETPAPAPAPLQGKSAAQEPQAIKKDGEPAAAPETLWRKRERLLAKAIGTAVKLGELYSDEHVLDPEKSHSHLVWAVETSLREYQRRRTGDTKPGEESWLSPEELGGAMESLGRDYERRSQFQLAIPLFFQALRLCETPCHRAVIMNNLSAAFAQHPIYTTAEASASDALKDVFTTSMPTTRSDCLEAALNWARNAYEHARDVKGEERTAECDEACAVALCNWGDVAAMLGKTELARKKYRQCIDMSRKMEFAPGVRQAQEGLARLTSTPADQV; encoded by the exons ATGTCTGTGGCGGTCGTCGCCTCGCTGCGGCCCCTTCCCGGCCGTTGCCTCCGTCACGCTGCCTCCGGCCTGCTTTCCGTCCAGCTCCGGTCGCGGACCGCCAGCGTCCACGtccacgccctcgtcacgctccgcccaccaccacagcagcagcagcagcgctgccAATCGACGAGTCCCGCGTCGCGGGCCGACAAGGatgccccgccgccgccgcccgagcaGCCCAAGATGACGTTCCGGCGGTTCGTCGGGCACGCCCTGCGCGCCAGCTTCCGCAACATGGCTGTCGCGCTGAGCCCGCGCGGCATCCGGACCGCGTTTCGCGACTCtcccgccgcgacgagcatCAGCATCGTCCT TCTCGTCCTTACCATCGCCTTctctgccgtcgccgtgcgcGCCTATCTCCAGGCCTTTTACGGCTCATCGTTCAGTCGGTAccccgagcccgtcgccaacacgctgcggcgggccatATATTACACAAACGTCCGCCCCGAGCCGGAACTGGCCCTAAAATACTATAAAAAGGCTATGGAACAGTGCGCCGAGCTGGGCCTGGACCCCTTCTCGGATGAGGTCATTGGCATTCGCATCCAGACCTCGTTCTGGCTGCAAAAGATTGGCAACTACAAATCCGCCATTGAGGTCCTCGAGTCGGTCCTCGACGACTGTAGGAAGTGGGTCGACGTGATGGAGAAGTCGGTCGCGGATGGCAAAGTCGACGCCAAGGGGTACTATTTGTCCGAgacgccggcaccggcaccggcaccgcTGCAAGGGAAGTCCGCGGCGCAGGAACCCCAGGCGATCAAGAAAGACggcgagccggcggcggcgcccgagaCGTTGTGGCGAAAGCGAGAACGCCTGCTAGCCAAGGCcatcggcaccgccgtcaagCTCGGGGAGCTGTACTCGGATGAGCACGTCCTGGACCCGGAAAAATCGCACTCGCATCTGGTGTGGGCGGTCGAGACGTCGCTGAGAGAGTATCAGAGGCGGCGGACCGGTGACACcaagcccggcgaggagTCGTGGCTATCGcccgaggagctgggcggcgccatggagtCGCTCGGGCGCGACTACGAGCGGCGGTCGCAGTTCCAGCTCGCCATTCCGCTCTTCTTCCAGGCCCTGCGCCTATGCGAGACGCCCTGCCAccgcgccgtcatcatgaaCAACCTgtccgccgccttcgcccagCACCCTATCTACACGACCGCTGAGGCTAGCGCGTCCGACGCGCTCAAGGACGTGTTCACCACGTCCATGCCGACCACGCGCAGTGACTGCCTCGAAGCAGCGCTTAACTGGGCGCGCAACGCGTACGAGCACGCCCGGGACGTTAAGGGCGAAGAGCGCACGGCCGAATGCGACGAGGCCTGCGCCGTGGCCCTCTGCAATTGGGGCGAcgtggcggccatgctcgGCAAGACAGAGCTCGCCAGGAAGAAGTACAGGCAGTGCATCGACATGAGCCGCAAGATGGAATTTGCGCCCGGCGTTAGGCAAGCGCAGGAGGGGCTGGCGCGActgacgtcgacgccggccgaccAGGTCTGA
- a CDS encoding uncharacterized protein (EggNog:ENOG503P59A~COG:S): protein MSLIRMMIGVDGGKCYVAIKGKVYDVTGNKAYQPGGSYHVFAGKDASRALGKTSTKPEDVQADWSDLDDKEKGVLEDWVTFFSKRYNIVGVVEGATNLG, encoded by the exons ATGTCACTGATTCGGATGATGAtaggcgtcgatggcggcaagTGCTATGTTGCTATCAAG GGCAAGGTCTACGACGTGACGGGCAACAAGGCATACCAGCCTGGAGGCTCATATCACG TCTTCGCCGGTAAGGACGCCTCACGCGCTCTCGGCAAGACGTccaccaagcccgaggaCGTTCAGGCTGATTGGAGCGACCTGGACGACAAGGAAAAGGGCGTCCTTGAGGACTGGGTCACCTTCTTCTCCAAGCGCTACAACATCGTCGGCGTGGTCGAGGGAGCGACCAACTTGGGGTGA
- a CDS encoding uncharacterized protein (COG:S~EggNog:ENOG503Q5KF) codes for MDHPYLQYPPSAIPGEHTGYAEPWPLHIFSAAPRKSEPWNGLLQAPSPSDQHGQYISSGQYPHDHSFTDYRSAASPSVCSSQLPGDSGYGGSRATYSIASASIHGDDSALDLNIGKAMGGCQLDPAQDVLATRVTSRAPGGKLVCTECSTTVKSQGELKKHMQRHLKAHKCPYPDCVKGQRGFSTSNDLVRHKRSVHGEHALPGRSFVCPHCNSGSRSPKIWPRADNFRSHLQRAHGIRMSADDDHKEYIYRPPEDKMNLEGVGSFHVTGTERPPYLQGSPVSSDQSTSLDHQFRDEQLISLQESSMGIDPSIFRSPDLVRPTTTSNTDNDNGLVEPIAEAGSLDTQSIGEYDLQTSPGFEMDSPEYDGPAGIGHATDTPAPTLPEPLEKPSPQPERHELSVTRLGPSECTLPGVEDHRADLALPQRCNGGPQFSAIMELFKSKAHGAYRDREEIIRLLTAVPTEDLQTALRARQDAGDTCQSDDDLSTRAGCRDCGKTFSRLCELKKHMKRHQKPYGCTFKQCSKRFGSKNDWKRHESSQHYELETWNCDKPGCKKTCQRRESFKNHLQKDHDVKDTEEIEQLLEKCRMGRHCGPRFWCGFCVDVIEITAIDRGGNSWTKRCDHIDNHLFGKEGLEKYDISKWKHQEDLDDTVRENVDDILAVPDKCTAAGSGAKKRKSSDNIDERPSKKPSYMWQCCICDTTMNLKTSPSCVGCEHVRCATNCMIEQVESSNDEVVAMEVEVEGTAVAGDDMPRT; via the exons ATGGATCATCCGTACTTGCAATACCCCCCGAGCGCGATCCCGGGTGAGCATACTGGATATGCGGAGCCATGGCCCCTACATATTTTCTCCGCTGCACCCCGAAAGAGTGAGCCATGGAATGGACTTTTGCAAGCACCGTCTCCGAGTGACCAGCATGGCCAATACATCTCATCCGGGCAATATCCTCATGACCACAGCTTCACGGACTATCGAAGCGCCGCCTCTCCATCTGTTTGTTCCTCTCAGCTGCCCGGTGACTCGGGATACGGAGGTAGTCGCGCCACGTATAGCATCGCTAGCGCGTCTATACACGGAGATGACTCGGCACTCGATTTGAACATCGGAAAGGCCATGGGTGGGTGTCAACTCGACCCAGCCCAGGATGTACTCGCTACCCGGGTGACGTCCCGCGCACCCGGCGGAAAGTTGGTGTGCACGGAATGTTCCACAACGGTCAAGAGTCAGGGCGAACTTAA GAAACATATGCAGCGGCATTTGAAGGCTCACAAATGTCCTTATCCGGATTGTGTCAAAGGTCAACGAGGCTTCAGCACTTCCAACGACCTTGTGCGCCACAAGAGATCGGTACATGGAGAGCATGCGCTTCCGGGACGGTCATTCGTCTGCCCTCATTGTAATTCGGGCAGCAGAAGCCCCAAGATCTGGCCCAGGGCAGATAATTTCCGATCACATCTTCAACGCGCCCATGGCATCCGAatgagcgccgacgacgatcaTAAGGAATATATCTATCG GCCACCGGAGGACAAGATGAACCTCGAGGGAGTTGGTAGCTTTCACGTGACTGGAACCGAACGGCCACCGTACTTGCAGGGCTCTCCCGTTTCTTCGGATCAATCGACGTCTTTGGATCATCAATTTCGAGACGAGCAACTCATCTCCCTACAAGAGTCCTCCATGGGTATTGATCCTTCGATCTTCCGGAGCCCCGATCTAGTCAGGCCCACGACTACTTCTAACACCGACAACGACAATGGGCTCGTAGAGCCCATAGCCGAAGCGGGCAGCCTGGATACCCAGTCTATCGGAGAATACGATTTGCAGACTTCTCCAGGTTTCGAAATGGACTCTCCAGAGTATGACGGACCGGCCGGTATCGGCCATGCTACAGACACGCCGGCACCAACCCTCCCTGAGCCGTTGGAAAAGCCATCGCCGCAGCCAGAGCGACATGAGCTAAGCGTAACCCGCTTAGGACCCAGTGAGTGTACCCTACctggcgtcgaggaccaCAGAGCCGACTTGGCACTTCCGCAGCGGtgcaacggcggcccgcAGTTCAGCGCCATCATGGAACTTTTCAAATCAAAGGCCCACGGTGCCTATCGCGATAGAGAGGAAATCATCAGGCTCCTCACAGCGGTACCTACGGAGGATCTCCAGACTGCGCTCCGGGCTCGCCAAGATGCGGGGGATACCTGCCAGAGTGATGATGATCTTAGCACCCGCGCCGGATGCCGTGACTGTGGGAAGACCTTTAGCCGGCTGTGCGAATTGAA AAAGCACATGAAGAGACACCAGAAGCCGTACGGCTGTACTTTTAAGCAATGCTCTAAGAGATTCGGGAGCAAAAACGATTGGAAGAGGCACGAGAGCAGCCAGCACTATGAGTTGGAGACGTGGAACTGTGACAAGCCTGGCTGCAAAAAAACGTGCCAGCGGAGAGAGAGCTTCAAAAACCACCTGCAGAAGGACCACGACGTGAAAGACACTGAAGAGATAGAGCAACTGCTGGAGAAGTGTCGGATGGGCCGCCACTGCGGCCCACGATTCTGGTGCGGGTTCTGTGTCGATGTCATTGAGATCACTGCCATCGATCGAGGGGGCAACTCGTGGACCAAGCGCTGCGACCATATCGACAATCATCTATTCGGCAAAGAGGGTCTGGAGAAATATGACATCTCAAAATGGAAACATCAAGAAGACTTGGACGACACGGTCAGAGAGAACGTCGACGACATTCTGGCCGTGCCCGACAAGTGCACAGCCGCGGGATCTGGCGCCAAAAAGCGCAAAAGCAGCGACAACATTGATGAACGGCCATCGAAGAAGCCTTCATACATGTGGCAATGC TGCATTTGTGACACGACCATGAACTTAAAGACGTCGCCCTCTTGCGTTGGATGCGAACACGTGCGTTGCGCAACGAACTGTATGATTGAGCAGGTCGAGTCCAGCAATGATGAGGTGGTTGCCATGGAAGTGGAGGTCGAGGGGACGGCGGTCGCGGGAGACGACATGCCACGGACATGA
- a CDS encoding uncharacterized protein (COG:S~EggNog:ENOG503Q5KF), whose product MQRHLKAHKCPYPDCVKGQRGFSTSNDLVRHKRSVHGEHALPGRSFVCPHCNSGSRSPKIWPRADNFRSHLQRAHGIRMSADDDHKEYIYRPPEDKMNLEGVGSFHVTGTERPPYLQGSPVSSDQSTSLDHQFRDEQLISLQESSMGIDPSIFRSPDLVRPTTTSNTDNDNGLVEPIAEAGSLDTQSIGEYDLQTSPGFEMDSPEYDGPAGIGHATDTPAPTLPEPLEKPSPQPERHELSVTRLGPSECTLPGVEDHRADLALPQRCNGGPQFSAIMELFKSKAHGAYRDREEIIRLLTAVPTEDLQTALRARQDAGDTCQSDDDLSTRAGCRDCGKTFSRLCELKKHMKRHQKPYGCTFKQCSKRFGSKNDWKRHESSQHYELETWNCDKPGCKKTCQRRESFKNHLQKDHDVKDTEEIEQLLEKCRMGRHCGPRFWCGFCVDVIEITAIDRGGNSWTKRCDHIDNHLFGKEGLEKYDISKWKHQEDLDDTVRENVDDILAVPDKCTAAGSGAKKRKSSDNIDERPSKKPSYMWQCCICDTTMNLKTSPSCVGCEHVRCATNCMIEQVESSNDEVVAMEVEVEGTAVAGDDMPRT is encoded by the exons ATGCAGCGGCATTTGAAGGCTCACAAATGTCCTTATCCGGATTGTGTCAAAGGTCAACGAGGCTTCAGCACTTCCAACGACCTTGTGCGCCACAAGAGATCGGTACATGGAGAGCATGCGCTTCCGGGACGGTCATTCGTCTGCCCTCATTGTAATTCGGGCAGCAGAAGCCCCAAGATCTGGCCCAGGGCAGATAATTTCCGATCACATCTTCAACGCGCCCATGGCATCCGAatgagcgccgacgacgatcaTAAGGAATATATCTATCG GCCACCGGAGGACAAGATGAACCTCGAGGGAGTTGGTAGCTTTCACGTGACTGGAACCGAACGGCCACCGTACTTGCAGGGCTCTCCCGTTTCTTCGGATCAATCGACGTCTTTGGATCATCAATTTCGAGACGAGCAACTCATCTCCCTACAAGAGTCCTCCATGGGTATTGATCCTTCGATCTTCCGGAGCCCCGATCTAGTCAGGCCCACGACTACTTCTAACACCGACAACGACAATGGGCTCGTAGAGCCCATAGCCGAAGCGGGCAGCCTGGATACCCAGTCTATCGGAGAATACGATTTGCAGACTTCTCCAGGTTTCGAAATGGACTCTCCAGAGTATGACGGACCGGCCGGTATCGGCCATGCTACAGACACGCCGGCACCAACCCTCCCTGAGCCGTTGGAAAAGCCATCGCCGCAGCCAGAGCGACATGAGCTAAGCGTAACCCGCTTAGGACCCAGTGAGTGTACCCTACctggcgtcgaggaccaCAGAGCCGACTTGGCACTTCCGCAGCGGtgcaacggcggcccgcAGTTCAGCGCCATCATGGAACTTTTCAAATCAAAGGCCCACGGTGCCTATCGCGATAGAGAGGAAATCATCAGGCTCCTCACAGCGGTACCTACGGAGGATCTCCAGACTGCGCTCCGGGCTCGCCAAGATGCGGGGGATACCTGCCAGAGTGATGATGATCTTAGCACCCGCGCCGGATGCCGTGACTGTGGGAAGACCTTTAGCCGGCTGTGCGAATTGAA AAAGCACATGAAGAGACACCAGAAGCCGTACGGCTGTACTTTTAAGCAATGCTCTAAGAGATTCGGGAGCAAAAACGATTGGAAGAGGCACGAGAGCAGCCAGCACTATGAGTTGGAGACGTGGAACTGTGACAAGCCTGGCTGCAAAAAAACGTGCCAGCGGAGAGAGAGCTTCAAAAACCACCTGCAGAAGGACCACGACGTGAAAGACACTGAAGAGATAGAGCAACTGCTGGAGAAGTGTCGGATGGGCCGCCACTGCGGCCCACGATTCTGGTGCGGGTTCTGTGTCGATGTCATTGAGATCACTGCCATCGATCGAGGGGGCAACTCGTGGACCAAGCGCTGCGACCATATCGACAATCATCTATTCGGCAAAGAGGGTCTGGAGAAATATGACATCTCAAAATGGAAACATCAAGAAGACTTGGACGACACGGTCAGAGAGAACGTCGACGACATTCTGGCCGTGCCCGACAAGTGCACAGCCGCGGGATCTGGCGCCAAAAAGCGCAAAAGCAGCGACAACATTGATGAACGGCCATCGAAGAAGCCTTCATACATGTGGCAATGC TGCATTTGTGACACGACCATGAACTTAAAGACGTCGCCCTCTTGCGTTGGATGCGAACACGTGCGTTGCGCAACGAACTGTATGATTGAGCAGGTCGAGTCCAGCAATGATGAGGTGGTTGCCATGGAAGTGGAGGTCGAGGGGACGGCGGTCGCGGGAGACGACATGCCACGGACATGA
- a CDS encoding uncharacterized protein (COG:S~EggNog:ENOG503P12J), giving the protein MDPLDSSIREQYFGDEHGLSPSRMTPGSAGNLGHGLYPYAHAPALDAHSLILSANNAGSGSFTQSTGGYAAPTTQVLAYTAHHAPDAFNAFPGSFVHTPMSGSQHYSTAPYQFDGSAPTTSAPSDHGSMPPAAEHGHGAFAHSESNIQTSPSLSDHHPGSVPSDGCAVEIPRNQVSDHACPSCEQAFINDAELKAHKKLCSANFPCLFQFVGCTVTFPHTNEWKRHVKTIHFATKLWVCTQGTCSEDREEPPFPRSKIWDEIQRNLPKNGKRFTRPDSYQDHVKAKHYDLLSGELGRRLRPDNLSKQQVRDLMSREPTKNAVGPLVPDKMHCYAPDCAESFYSSSSGQGGMTDHCDDFLNHMTAVHLRDSAPEPDQHAPRGQWFFDWGFDAGFLKKEPGDKIVMSQPYGKSNNKSRAGGGGSRASPPSRGGPSRRRG; this is encoded by the coding sequence ATGGATCCCCTCGATTCCAGCATTCGAGAGCAATATTTCGGTGACGAGCACGGGCTCTCCCCGAGTCGAATGACCCCAGGTTCCGCTGGGAATCTGGGTCATGGGCTCTACCCCTATGCCCATGCGCCTGCTCTAGACGCCCACAGTCTTATCTTGTCGGCTAACAACGCCGGGTCGGGTTCGTTCACACAGTCTACGGGTGGATATGCGGCACCAACTACTCAGGTCCTGGCATATACCGCTCATCATGCTCCAGACGCGTTTAATGCGTTTCCGGGCTCGTTTGTGCACACACCCATGTCCGGATCTCAGCACTACTCGACCGCGCCCTACCAGTTCGACGGctcggcgccaacgacaTCGGCGCCAAGTGACCATGGTAGTATGCCGCCTGCGGCAGAACACGGCCATGGAGCCTTTGCTCATTCGGAGAGTAACATTCAGACTTCCCCATCGCTGTCGGATCACCACCCCGGCTCGGTGCCTAGCGATGGCTGCGCCGTGGAAATACCGCGCAACCAAGTCTCAGACCACGCCTGTCCCAGCTGCGAGCAGGCATTCATCAACGACGCGGAGCTGAAAGCCCACAAGAAACTGTGTAGCGCGAACTTCCCCTGCCTCTTCCAGTTCGTCGGATGCACAGTGACATTCCCCCATACCAACGAATGGAAGCGACACGTCAAAACCATACACTTCGCCACGAAGCTCTGGGTCTGCACCCAGGGCACTTGTTCGGAAGACCGAGAAGAGCCTCCCTTTCCACGCTCTAAGATATGGGACGAGATCCAAAGAAATTTGCCCAAGAACGGCAAGCGATTCACCCGCCCGGACTCGTACCAAGACCACGTGAAAGCCAAACACTACGACCTGCTGTCCGGCGAGTTGGGCCGCCGGCTGCGACCGGATAACCTGTCGAAACAGCAGGTGCGCGACCTCATGTCCAGGGAGCCGACAAAGAACGCCGTGGGCCCGCTGGTGCCTGACAAGATGCACTGCTACGCGCCCGACTGCGCCGAGTCCTTTtactcctcgagctcgggcCAGGGCGGCATGACGGACCACTGCGACGACTTCCTCAACCACATGACGGCCGTCCACCTCCGCGACAGCGCTCCCGAGCCTGACCAGCACGCCCCCAGGGGCCAGTGGTTCTTTGACTGGGGCTTTGACGCCGGATTCCTGAAGAAGGAGCCTGGCGACAAAATCGTTATGAGCCAGCCGTACGGCAAGTCCAACAACAAGTCCagggcgggtggtggtggttcccGGGCGTCCCCGCCGAGCCGAGGGGGTCCGTCGAGGCGTAGGGGCTGA